The following coding sequences are from one Capsicum annuum cultivar UCD-10X-F1 chromosome 3, UCD10Xv1.1, whole genome shotgun sequence window:
- the LOC107864067 gene encoding kinesin-like protein KIN-14I has protein sequence MAADGALSFSVTSVVEDVLQQHGNNSQSRSRNLDLDARKAEEAAIRRHDAAAWIRKIVGIVGAKSLPAEPSEEEFRLGLRSGMILCNVLNKIQPGAVPKVVESSCDSAINSDGAALFAYQYFENVRNFLVAVQELGIPLFEASDLEQGGKSSRIVNCVLGLKSYSDWKQEGGTGAWKFGGNIKSNASVKQIVRKNSEPFTNSLSRNMYEKPINGARIEPEDNKASSSSLSMLVHAILTDKKPEEVPNLVESVLKKVVQEFEHRVASKIELCKETTDDSTGSRGDKSLVRHTSDCAKVDQRNVILEKKVDSFPDEELERRYAKQYTIVDQQQRDIKNLKQTLLTTKAGMQFMQKKFHEEMYNIGIHINGLAHAASGYHRVLEENRKLYNQVQDLKGSIRVYCRVRPFLPGQSNCASSVDHIEDGSITISIPSKNGRGRKSFNFNKVFRSSATQGEVFSDTQPLIRSVLDGYNVCIFAYGQTGSGKTYTMTGPKNLTEQSQGVNYRALGDLFLIAEQRKDTIHYDVSVQMIEIYNEQVRDLLVSDGVNKRLEIRNASQGLTVPDASLVRVNSTCDVIDLMNLGQKNRSVGATALNDRSSRSHSCLTVHVQGRDLASGAILRGCMHLVDLAGSERVNKSEVTGDRLKEAQHINKSLSALGDVISALAQKNAHVPYRNSKLTQLLQDSLGGQAKTLMFVHISPEPEAVGETISTLKFAERVSTVELGAARVNKDSTDVKELKEQIATLKAALEKKEEESVLMQHKVMSSPCGMPPSPIQSTPQKREALADSNVQRRPMDDVGNIEISSNSAFRQKRPSYDVDELLVNSPPWPPINSPCENYEGYDKDTGTGEWVDKVMVNKQDSIHGAGKPFGYWESENGMSDAFAQKYLSESSKLCQEKSNNLFPLSEHFNITPADDLEEFDATTSDSSEPDLLWQFNNSKLNSFTNGNESKIQRSNAKHARSSETRNMPYKVGPSPSRKTNGIGHTPQRNGRHAMPTEIKRKAGNRK, from the exons ATGGCGGCTGATGGAGCATTGTCTTTCTCGGTGACGTCTGTGGTAGAAGATGTTCTTCAGCAGCATGGGAACAACAGCCAATCAAGATCAAGAAATCTTGATTTAGATGCCCGTAAAGCAGAAGAAGCTG CAATAAGGAGGCATGATGCAGCTGCGTGGATAAGAAAGATAGTTGGAATTGTGGGAGCTAAAAGTTTGCCAGCTGAACCATCTGAGGAGGAGTTCAGGCTTGGTTTAAGGAGTGGAATGATCCTTTGCAATGTACTCAATAAAATCCAACCTGGAGCTGTGCCCAAG GTTGTTGAAAGTTCATGTGACTCTGCAATTAACTCAGATGGAGCTGCCTTgtttgcataccagtactttgagaatgtcaGAAATTTTTTGGTTGCTGTGCAAGAATTGGGGATTCCTTTGTTTGAGGCATCTGATCTGGAGCAG GGAGGAAAATCATCAAGGATTGTGAATTGTGTTTTGGGACTTAAATCCTACAGTGATTGGAAGCAAGAAGGTGGTACTGGAGCCTGGAAATTTGGtggaaatataaaatcaaatgcaTCAGTGAAACAGATTGTGCGGAAAAATTCTGAGCCATTCACAAATTCTTTGTCAAGGAATATGTACGAGAAACCTATAAATGGTGCACGCATCGAACCTGAAGATAACAAAGCG TCCAGCTCTTCCTTGAGCATGCTTGTTCATGCAATTCTAACTGATAAGAAGCCAGAAGAGGTTCCTAAT CTTGTGGAGTCGGTATTAAAGAAGGTTGTTCAGGAATTTGAGCATCGCGTTGCAAGCAAAATTGAACTG TGTAAAGAAACTACGGATGATTCAACTGGTTCTCGTGGTGACAAATCCCTCGTGAGACATACTTCTGATTGTGCAAAG GTTGACCAGAGAAACGTGATCCTAGAGAAGAAAGTGGACTCCTTCCCGGATGAAGAACTTGAAAGAAGATACGCGAAACAATACACCATTGTTGACCAACAACAGAGAGACATTAAG AACCTCAAGCAAACTCTTTTGACTACCAAAGCGGGTATGCAGTTCATGCAGAAGAAGTTTCACGAGGAAATGTATAATATTG GCATTCACATAAATGGCCTAGCTCATGCAGCTTCAGGTTATCATAGAGTTCTTGAAGAAAATCGCAAGCTCTATAATCAAGTTCAGGACCTTAAAG GTAGCATAAGGGTTTACTGTCGAGTAAGACCCTTTTTGCCTGGGCAATCTAATTGTGCTAGTTCTGTGGATCACATAGAAGATGGTAGCATTACAATCAGTATTCCATCAAAGAATGGCAGAGGGCGAAAGTCTTTCAACTTCAATAAAGTATTTAGATCTTCCGCAACTCAAG GCGAGGTGTTTTCTGATACACAGCCACTGATAAGATCAGTTCTTGATGGCTATAATGTCTGCATTTTTGCTTATGGCCAAACAGGATCAGGGAAAACCTACACAATG ACGGGACCTAAGAATCTCACAGAACAAAGTCAAGGAGTTAACTACAGGGCTTTAGGTGATCTATTCCTTATCGCAGAACAAAGAAAGGATACAATTCACTATGATGTTTCTGTACAAATGATCGAGATATACAATGAGCAAGTTAGGGATCTCCTAGTTTCTGATGGTGTAAACAAAAG GTTAGAAATCCGTAATGCTTCTCAAGGACTAACTGTACCAGATGCCAGCTTGGTTCGTGTAAATTCAACTTGTGATGTTATTGATCTGATGAATCTAGGGCAAAAGAATCGTTCAGTGGGTGCAACAGCACTCAACGACCGCAGCAGCCGCTCCCACAG TTGCCTAACTGTTCATGTTCAGGGAAGAGACCTGGCTTCTGGAGCTATTCTCCGTGGTTGTATGCATTTGGTTGATCTTGCAGGAAGTGAGAGAGTGAACAAATCTGAAGTAACAGGAGACAGACTTAAAGAGGCTCAGCACATTAACAAGTCTCTTTCAGCTTTGGGTGATGTTATCTCTGCTCTTGCCCAAAAGAATGCACATGTCCCATACCGTAACAGCAAACTTACACAGCTTCTGCAAGACTCACTAG GAGGGCAAGCCAAAACTTTGATGTTTGTTCACATAAGCCCTGAACCTGAAGCAGTAGGAGAAACAATTAGCACACTAAAATTTGCAGAACGTGTTTCTACTGTTGAACTAGGCGCTGCACGAGTAAATAAAGACTCTACAGATGTCAAAGAGCTCAAAGAAcag ATTGCAACTCTGAAAGCAGCcctagaaaaaaaagaagaggagtCAGTCCTCATGCAGCATAAGGTAATGAGCAGTCCATGTGGCATGCCGCCATCACCCATTCAATCTACCCCACAGAAAAGAGAAGCTCTAGCCGATTCAAATGTCCAGAGGAGACCAATGGACGATGTAGGCAACATAGAG ATATCTAGTAATTCAGCATTCAGACAAAAGAGGCCAAGCTATGATGTTGATGAATTACTAGTAAATTCCCCCCCCTGGCCACCAATCAACAGTCCTTGTGAAAACTACGAGGGGTATGATAAAGACACGGGCACAGGTGAGTGGGTAGACAAAGTCATGGTGAACAAACAGGACTCTATCCATGGAGCAGGGAAGCCCTTTGGATATTGGGAATCTGAAAATGGCATGTCTGATGCGTTTGCTCAGAAATATCTTTCAGAATCATCTAAATTATGccaagaaaaatcaaataatctTTTCCCATTGAGTGAACACTTCAACATCACTCCTGCTGATGATCTGGAAGAATTTGACGCCACAACCAGTGATTCGTCTGAGCCAGATTTGCTTTGGCAATTCAACAACTCCAAGCTAAACAGTTTCACCAATGGTAATGAGTCGAAGATCCAGAGATCAAATGCAAAGCATGCGAGGAGTTCAGAAACAAG GAACATGCCTTACAAAGTAGGGCCTTCACCATCACGAAAGACTAATGGAATTGGCCACACACCTCAGCGGAATGGGAGGCACGCCATGCCAACTGAAATCAAGCGAAAAGCAGGAAACAGGAAGTAG